The Bacteroidota bacterium sequence GACAAAGATAGTGTTGATATTATTTGTGGAAATTTGTCGGTTGAGAATGGTAGTGCTGAAACCTATATTGAACTTATAGAATTTATTGAAACTCATGATATCTCATTATATGAAAATTATGAATATCTAAAAACAAAAATAGATATAGATAATTATACTGATTATATAATATTTGAATTGTATTTTGGAAATTCAGATTGGCCTCCCAATAATGTAAAAATGTGGCGTCCACAAACACCCGATGGTAAATGGAAATGGCTGTTTTATGACTTAGATGCATCATGCGATAATCATTCTTTAAATAACTTCATTAGATTATTTGATAAAAATAACCAAGCATTATTTTTTAATGAAATAATTAAAAATCAGGAGTTTAAAAACCAGTTTTTAAATAGATTTTTGTATCATCTTAAAAACACATTTAAGCCTGAACTGCTCAGTCAAACGATTGATAAATTTGTGCAATTATATAAACCTGAGGTGGCAGAACATATTTTACGATGGGGAAATCCATTTGATATGGAACATTGGGAAGAAAGCTATAATCATTTATACATTTTTTTTAATAAAAGACCCTGCATCATTAAGGAACAAATTATTGACTTCTTTGATTTAGATACCCTCAAATTTGATTGTTCATATTATATTAGTCCATCAATTGACAGTTTATTTCCTTTTGAAGAAAGTGAAATAGTAATATCTCCAAATCCATGTTCTGAAAGTTTAACTATATCAATTGAAACCAATGCTAATTTATATGGAGATATTACAATATTCACAAATACCGGGCAACAAGTATATCATGAAAAATTCAAAAGTAATAGAAAGCAAATAAATATTAGACATTTTTCAAATGGCATATACTTTATTCATTTGAATTGCGATAACATTATAAAAGTTAAAAAACTACTAATAAACAAATAGCTAAAAAAAAGAAAATTATATAAACATGCTGTGAAAATTTGTGTAGAAGCAGCAAAAAATCCTTCACAGGATATTGAATATTAAATGAAAAAAGCAATAATAATTGGTGCAACAACCGGCATAGGAAAGGCTCTGGCAAACATCCTGATTGCTAAGAATTATAAAGTTGGCATAACGGGCAGACGAACGAATTTACTTGTTGAATTAAAAAATGAGAATCCTAAGAATTTTGCTATTCAGGCTTTTGATATTACTGATATTAACAATATTTCTAAACATTTAGAAAAGCTTGTCGATAAATTGGGCGGACTTGACTTGTTAATAATTAGTTCGGGAATTGGCAATATAAACGACAATTTGGATTTTGAATTGGAAAAGCAAACCATTGACACAAATATTTTAGGATTTACAGCAATTGCCGACTGGGCATTTAATTATTTCGACAATCAAAAATTTGGTCATCTCGTAGCAATTTCTTCT is a genomic window containing:
- a CDS encoding T9SS type A sorting domain-containing protein; the encoded protein is MHGIDKDSVDIICGNLSVENGSAETYIELIEFIETHDISLYENYEYLKTKIDIDNYTDYIIFELYFGNSDWPPNNVKMWRPQTPDGKWKWLFYDLDASCDNHSLNNFIRLFDKNNQALFFNEIIKNQEFKNQFLNRFLYHLKNTFKPELLSQTIDKFVQLYKPEVAEHILRWGNPFDMEHWEESYNHLYIFFNKRPCIIKEQIIDFFDLDTLKFDCSYYISPSIDSLFPFEESEIVISPNPCSESLTISIETNANLYGDITIFTNTGQQVYHEKFKSNRKQINIRHFSNGIYFIHLNCDNIIKVKKLLINK
- a CDS encoding SDR family NAD(P)-dependent oxidoreductase, whose protein sequence is MKKAIIIGATTGIGKALANILIAKNYKVGITGRRTNLLVELKNENPKNFAIQAFDITDINNISKHLEKLVDKLGGLDLLIISSGIGNINDNLDFELEKQTIDTNILGFTAIADWAFNYFDNQKFGHLVAISSIGGLRGNWQAPAYNASKAFQINYLEALRQKSKKLKTKIIISDIRPGFVDTNMAKGEGLFWVSSVNKAAKQIFRAIKNKRKIVYITKRWRLIAILLKSLPRQIYDLM